The Mercenaria mercenaria strain notata chromosome 1, MADL_Memer_1, whole genome shotgun sequence nucleotide sequence GACTTTACTTGACATTTAAAGTAATAGAcccgtaatgacattcggcaGTTTCCGTACGGTTACGTTTTCATcgaatgcgatttcggcattctccgggtTGCTGTTGAAATGAACTACGTTAGGCCGAAATACGTAATcgacgggtccattaccttataCGGCACCATATTTATGTCGAATTATACTTATGCATGCAAACAGAAACATAAACATGTTGAAGACCATATCGACTCATTTATTTATAACATTCTGAGCTGTATGACAGCCTAGATATTCTGtcattctaaatatttttctgatGATTTGAGAAAGTAACAAAAGATTTCTCATAACACTTGCATGTAGTTTTAAGactaaatgaattttttttttatattttccataAGAGGGATGAAGTGCGACCTTTCAGACAGACGTGTAGATGGTGGATATGGTATAATTATTGTCTTGTCATCTTTCTGTCTCATCCTGATCACAGACGGTATATTTTTTTCGTTTGGCAATTTGATGGTTGAGCTGATAGAAGAGTTCAACAATGATCGGGCAACAACAGCTTTGGCCGCTTCAATCTTACTTGGGATATCTGGTCTTATTGGTTCGTATAAATGTGTATTGTGGTACATGATTGTTTCAAGAGAACATTTGATTACGTGCAAgacctgacctagttttcatTAATAAATACTCAACTATCAATTTGCTTTActtgcgttctttgcttctaaaggatctaatatgttttatttgataacgATTTTATTTCAGGACCTTTCTGTGGAGGTCTTTGTGACATGTATGGATGCCGCGTTATTGCTGTGGTTGGATCTATTTTATCCTGCGTAGGAATTTTGATCAGTTCATTTGCTACAAGCATCTACTTCCTGTATATTTTCTACGGCTGTGTTGGTGGTAAGTGAAATGTCTGTGAGCGAATTCTAAACGTTTGGTATGGTACtcaatattatcattattttttacataaaatagttcATTTGATATCGAGATACTAATAATACAAATGATAATCGATAGTTGATACATGCAAAACCCGTGCAGGATATTTATTTTGCTCGTCATTTCAAGAACGTCACACATGCTCTACTTAATTCTGAAAcctttttcataatatattattattattttaaacagaAGTCGAATATCTTAGTTAAATGTAAGAAAGCTCGGAAATataatatgagctgtgccattagaaaaccaacatagtgggtttgcgagcagcatggatccagaccagcctgcgcatctgcgcagtctggtcaggatccatgctgttcgctaacagtttctccaattccaataggctttgaaaacgaatgcgcaggctggtctggatccatgctggtcgcaaacccactatcatgttggttttcccatggcatggctcatatatatatagacatattgtcattatatttttaagatattttcttgtGATATATCGCCCTACACTAGCTATCATATAAGACAATATATCCAGTGACCTTGACATGAAAATTGTTTCTTTCAGGTGTAGGATTAGGATGTATTTATCTTACAGGGAATATCATAACTGTACAACATTTTTCCAAAAGACGTGGTCTTGCATGTGGAATATCATTATGTGGGTCAGGTATATTGAATTATTACATCTATAAACTACTTAAAATTCACGGTGAAATTTAGGTGAATAATGATTCCAAGTGCGCAAATCGCATCCTTTCTGAATCTGAAAGTATCTCTGCTGCACATTAAAACTATGGATAtaacatgtttttatatattGATGTTTTATACCAGACCTGTATAGTAGGTAAACACTTTAAAGCTACTCgtccacagtttgggtgaaactTTTCAACGTGTTTATTTCCGCCATGTtaggcatagaatgtatatatcacactgaaaaatgataaagtgggtgatattagtaaaaatgcaaaaggaatgttaattttctgcattatttcagaaacgttgcaacggtttactgtatctttttggttatatataagaatatcttgcaaaaatcttatgtcaataagtctGAACTACTAGTCACTTTGAGAGTACTcaatttttatgggtttttgagagaaattatttttagccTAAAATGTGTTGGTAAGTCCCTTAAAGAcatgtcacggctgagatagtttagcattattgcagTACACAATctgtattgaaattgtgtttcaaatacatgtgctcattagataattCCTCagtatctatgtgaaaataagggttgtgttttgtatgattgcaacactgtaaGTTGCTcttattagtgacaaatgactgaaacaataggaattcgtacgtgacttggatagacaaaacgacagtgaggtaacaatttatgtttttattgttttaatttatgagttgtaaggtacaatatagaatacccattttatgaaaatcaaactggaagtaagaaataacagaaaatacttaattaggtcatgagtcgtcatatacctgtcaaaactTGTCTTTAGTTTTCACGAGCTATCAAAACTATTTTCATCTCTCttttctgcaaatgcattgtttttgtaagtatcttggtcggatattgtagtgtgtaacttactttacattccacattaatgtatgtgcttgaaattgctttgttgagctcaccgaagtcacgtataaatttctattgttttagtttattgtctgtaataaaggtaccaaatctcaatattaagaaataaaaattgttcctttttggtagacaaaggaaactatttggttgaatcataacataacggtttttggaaagaattgaatattctttgtttttttgttattcgccggaaattcaaaaagtgacatcactttaaaaatgatataacaatTTATAATTATGAAACACTGTAATCAATTTGTCAACGTTCTGTCAATGATTATTGTAGGAGTCGGGACGTTTGCTTTTAATCAGTTCACGCGTGTCTTGATAGCAGAATATGGATGGAGAGGTACTATACTAATTGAAGCAGGCATGTGCCTTCAGTGTGTTGTATTCAGCCTTTTTCTGTTGCCTCCTTTTCAAGAGAGAAAATGCTGTCCAAACACATGTTTTAACGAGGAAACTGTTCGTACCCTAAAACTTGACAATTTTCCAAATACTCATAACTGCGAAATTATATCACTTATCCCAAATACCGGAGAAGTTAAAACTGATAAAAGCgtcaataaaaacaattttgaaatggaAACGGAACCAGAAGAGTCTGCTATCAAACGTGATATGGgcaaaaaagaaatttacaaatcaCCTGACACTGTCCTACTTAAACAAATGTTCCAGTCAATATTTGATACATCACTTCTAACTGATCTTAGATTCTGGATATTTCTGCTCTCCACGGTGGTGGTTCATCTAGCATTTTCGGTGGTCATTACTATGACAGCAGATCGGGCTATGGAATTAGGAATGACGAAATACGAGGCATCTTGGCTAGCATCTTCAATAGGCAAGTAATTTTCACTAAACTGGAAAAAGCTGTAATTTGTAAATTGTGTTGAATATGTATGTGTAATGgtgtttaacaaaaaacaaaaatcataacgCAAAGCAGATAGTTATGATAAACAGCAAATACTAactataataaaatacaaagaaatcaGACCCTCATCATCATAGATTCTATGTAAGACCTAAATTTCAATACGTATACAATCTATGAGAGACAAACTTTCAATGGCATTTCGTGTCCTCTAATTCACTAGACTCTTTAATTCAGCAGACTCTCTATAAACATTTTGCCCTATGCAAAAAGTTGCAAATGTTATGTACATATTATTCACCTGTATGTATTAtgcacaaaataattatattaaagctTGATTTCTTCAGGGATAGCAAATACTGCGAGTCGAATTTGTCTCGGTTGGTTAGCAGATCGGAGATTTATGAGTAGAATAGTTATGGCGTCTCTGCTATTGCTTCTGGCTGGAGTATCTACGGCGTTGTCGCATCTGCTAAGGACATTTTCCACAAGAATTGTAGGAACGTCACTTTACGGATTCTGCATTGGTAAAATTGAGGTTTATTGTTAAGTCGAAATTTATGTCAGTATAACAACAGATAGGATAATTATGACATAATTTATTTCTGACTGATACGGAAGCTACGAATGAGGGACTTtaggttatattgcagtaattcggtcaaaaatgtgcttccgtggtgatgaagtccctaataaatagatcctaattttccccatttttcgcgcatttgcacGTAAATTGGGGGCCAAATGGACATTATTTCActtgtggaatgaattttacataaaataggacacttttcatgctaatattcgcatgatTTCGAGTTgcttacttgaaaacgaaagtagggtgtttattctgcggactgctttctgaaatgcggcaatatgaggttacctgacttcagctgacttgcatttcaccacataataaatgaaatgcaagtcaactgaagttagGTACCTTCATATTGCGCacttcagaaagcggtccgcagaataaacaccctactttcgttttcaagtaaacaactcgaaaacatgcgaatataagcataaaaagtgtcttattttatgtaaaaaacatTCCAccagtgaaataatgcccatttgacCCCCGATTtacgccataagaaaaccaacatagtgcgtttgcgttcagcatggatccagaccagctgcgcatccgcacagtctggtcaggatccatgctgttcgctaatagtttctctaattgcgataggctttgaaagcgaacaacatggatcctgagcagactgcgcggatgcgcaggcttgtctggatccatgctggtcgcaaacgcactatgttggttttctaatggcgcggcccaaattattgtttttaaactctttttctttattgtattttagGTGGCTATATTACAATGTGCCCTCTTGTACTTGCTGACATGTTCTCGCCTGAGCTGATTGCAAAATCATTAGGTTTATATCTGTTTGCACTTGGCCTTTCTACAGTAGCATCAACTCCTATAGGAGGTTTGTATAAGTTTGATAAATTTATGACGACTTATAACTAAATCACGACCGAATGCGTAAATACGAGTGATTTAGTTAGATCTTACAAACAAagtatttcttgttttttatgaaatgttacaagtgtaaaatttagaattttaaagCTGAATGTACGAAAGGGTGAACATCGGTCACCAAATAAGGCTGGTAAAGTCTACTTGTAAAAGCATCAGTGATTGGATTCAATGGTTAAAACACGAAACTGGTTAATAAAATTTGATGCTTCTGTGCAAGTTAggtaatataaatgataaaatctgtgaaaagatcccttggaagcatagaatgcaaccaaaaagaataatagcagactcggtttgaatgagtctgttcatgagaggtaataaaatgtgcaacacctctcacgcgcCCTAGTCTCATAAAGTCTAATAATCAAAGCATACTGTTCCGAGGAACATAACTTAATAGGGAGAAAACTGACATTAATGTGAAAAGGAATGAACTGTGCAATATTATTTTCAGGATTCCTATTCGACAAGACCGGGAATTATGACGTCACATTTGTAGTTGCCGGATCAGAGCTGATTATTGGGGGACTACTGGTTCTTGTGCTAAGATTTATGCAGAGAAGGAAGAGAAGGAATTAATTCAACTATTGTTATGGTGACCTTTCAGAATAGAAAATCTTGACATATctgtttgttttgaaataaactgATTTGAATCAACAGTTTTCACTTGGCCTATGATAATAATAAGATAGAACGCTCGTTTTGTTTTGAACATATTTTCAAGAAGCAACTGAATCAATTGTATACCTTGTAGGGAATATGGTTTATATCTTTGAAATCAATTCGCCACTTCTAATTGTCCCATCTGAAGTTTGGATGATCGCGATGTTTACGTAGTTGTCAGAAAATGCACACAGTTAGTTTAAGACTTGgaaaattcaaaacaatttttatgtctGAAATTTATTTAGATGTAGGCATTGTTGCAGTTGCCTTTCAATGGTTTTCATAATTTTTGAACGGTGTCAAGTTACAAAATCGTCAACTTGTAAAAAACAATCCACACCAGGATAAATGTTTAACGATATTACGAgggccattctaaaaataatgaatatgGCGCATTTCCGTGGACGTTTTTACATTAATACATAAATGGCTCCTAGGTCTGCAAAGTTTTGTTGAAAACTGTTGTATGGTTTCGGAGATATTTAGGTTTGTATCAGTTGTAGcaagtaaaatacatttatatatgaaACGTGAACAAAAACCTGAAATTAGAGCGCGTACATTAAATTACGTTGTTCTTTAGAAATTCCTGGAACGCATATACCCAGTGAACTGAATGGAGAACTGCATACTTCATTATGCGAAATTTGGAGTACCAGAGAAAACAGGGggttatgtatttaaaaaaaataggcaGTTCTCAAAGACAGGGCTCGTCCTTACAGGCCAGGTACATGGTGTCCGAGATAGCGTCTTTTCTTGGCATGTCAACGTTGAGCTCATACGATTCTCACCAAGCAATTGGGCTTAAAAAAGTTTGTGCCTCACATTTTAATAGAGGAGCAAAATGTGAACAGAGTCATTTGTGCTAAAGAAACgatgaaagagtttcaaatttagATGATCGCATATGTCACATCCTCAAATAGGAGATGAGACCTGGATATACTTTTATGTGCCACAGCGTCGCGTTGACAACAGATAGTGGCTGCGAAAAAGTGACCATATGCCAATAATTGCAAAACAAAACTACTAAAAAGTGTCAAAAAGGTTTTGTATTCCGTTTAGCTGGGCAGATTACTGTAACAATACTGCATTTGGAGATGCAAGCATAAAATTTGGCACGTATACTCGTCAGAgcctacttttttcaaaaagcatgttagccacttgaaaatttaaaatggcggccattttttaagatggccgccacaggaaGTAATTTTTGGCTTGACAGACCTATACAgagtttaattttgtaaattttgagaATAAATATCTCTTAAGATGTTTTGAGTGTGCGAAACAtatttttgatacacaaaacactggtttcaaaatccaatatggcgtctttttACAAGATGGCCGCCGATTcatgtaaaaatacaaatttgcTATTAATACTGACGTTCATAGTTAAACTAATTTTAATGTTATGgtcaaataacatatttagagtgttgAAGGACAGTGTTTGTCTCGCCTGCGACTTTTGGATCTGGCAGCGGACCAAGGCGTAGCTTTTCCGACGGCGACGGTGATGGCGACGGCGGCGGTGGAGTCAACATTAAAGTTATTTGTCAagtttttttctcataaactactCTGTTTATTGGGTTGATACTTCGCACATGACTTTGTATCATTAGGCGCTGTACCAagacaagtttcataactctgacatacattttaacaaaattatcaccctttttaacttagaattttcaacGTTAAGTCTTCGTATTAAGTCTTTTTCACAGAAACTACTAGGTTttttggttgaaacttcacacatgccttcaTGGTCATTAGGCACTGTACAAAGCCGTGTTCTATAACTCTGACacgaatttttacaaaattatcccccttttaaaattataaCTTTCAACGTTAAGTTTTCGTGTCTCTACATGGAATGTTTttcaattatgtccctttatggtCGTCACTGCTTGATTGGAACTTGTGGTCAAACTTTATTTAAGacagacatttttaaaattaaagtagacacatcaattttgataaacaaaagaccTGCGTTGTGTCATAGGTGAAACAATGCAGATCTACTGTACTTGTTTCTTCTAGAAGGCATTTCTCAAGTCTttatattttggccaattatctGTCATATTTGCAGCTGTATAGATCTGTACACTGGAGTCCAAAGCGATTGCATTTACACCTACCAcaacattctgttttacatgcaTTTGGTGAGTACTTTACAGCTATTTGCAACCGGTGGAATGTTGTCCAGTGTATCTGCCAAAAATCACCATGTTTTCCCCCATCCCCATTCAGCAGAATTCTCGACTTCCATTTGGCAAAACAGTGCCTGTCCCTATATGCAGCCAGCTTGGTATGCAGCACGCTTAATGTGATCGGCAAGGGCTGCTTTAGTTGGGGAAATAGCATTATATGACCTCTGTTTGTGGGCAAACATGTCCAGTCTGACACCATAAACATCTGttttagaacttgacctgtcaTACATAAAGATGACAAACTTTTCAAGAACCATTTTGTCCTCATTAGTTATCACTGGCCGATATACACCTAGGTTCTTAAAGACATCTGTCACTTCCCGGCTAACATTCCAAGTTTGATAAACAGCCTTTCCAACCCTTCCCCGGAAATCTGACACTAGCAATTGACATGGCCGATTGATTGAATAACATCATGTATGGGAATCCATCTCAAATATGTTCCCTGTCCGAAGGCTACCCACAGATGTTCAAGACCAAGATCTTTCATCTCAGAAAATTCATGAAAAGTGATGACTACGATCTGTGTACATATCTTTAATAACAAGCTGTTTGTGACCCTGCACAACAGCATGTCTTGCATGCATAAAAATCCGTGTATCAGCTTCCTCATGATTACATGGTGTCAGACCTTCGAGACTGATTTCCTGATTGCTTACAGTCCTTTTCCTCTCTGGTCACAATTATAATAGTTCGGCAATATAGTCTGAAGTGTGAACGAAATGAGGTCATGGCGTTAGACGAAGTGTTACTAGCAACTGAAAAATCCCACCTAACTGGTGCAGTTTCTTGAGGGATAATGATAACAAGactgatctttttatttttttggccgACAGACATGTTGATATGCACACACAAATAACTATAATTTTGACCAGAGAGGAAAAGACTGTATGCAATCAGGAAATCTGCAGTCATGAGGAACTCGATACACGGATGTTTATGCATGCAAGACATGTTGTTGTGGATGGTCAAAACAGCTTGTCATTAAAGCTACATACACAGATTTAGTTGCCATCGCTATTCATGGCTATTCATGTATTGTCTGAGCTGAAAGATCTTGGCCTTGAACAACTGTGGGTAGCCTTCGGACAGGGAACAAATTTGAGATGGATACCCATACATGATGTCATTGAATCAATCGGCCATGAGAAAGCAAAAGGTATTATTGCTTTCTTTCATGCGTTTACAGGCTGTGATGTAGTGTTAGGTTTCTGGGGAAAAGGTAAAAAGACAGTTTGGCAAACTTGGAATGTTTGTCAGGAAGTGAAAGATGTCTTTAAGAACCTAGATGTATATCGGCCAGTGATATCTAACAAGGACAAGGGAGTTCGTGAAAAGCTTGTCATCTTTATGTATGACAGGTCAAGTTCTATAGCAGATATTTATGGCGTCAGGCTGGGCATGTTTGCCCGAAAACAGAGCTCATATGATGCTATTCCCCCAACTCAAGTAGCCCTTGCCGAACACACAAAGCGCGCTGCATACCGCGCTGATTGCATATGGGGACAGGCATTGTTTTGCCAAATGGAAGTTAAGAACCCTGCGGAATGGGGATAGGCGAAACAAGGTGACCTTTGGCAGATACACTGGACAACGATTCCACCAGTTGCAGATAGCTGTAAAGAACTGACCAAATGCgcatgtaaaacagaatgttgTGGTAGGTGTAAATGCTATCCGCTTTGGACTCCCGTGTACAGATCTATACAGCTGCAAATGTGACAATTCATTGGCTAAAATATAAAGTCTTGAGACATGCCTTTCAGAGGAAACAAGTACAGTAGATCTGCATTGTTTCACCTATGACACAAAGCAGGTCTTTTGTTCATCCAAATTGATGTGTCTACGTGGATTGCTAtatacactttaattttaaaaatgttcgcATTATATAAAGTTAGACCACAAGTTCTAATCAAGCAGTGATGGCCATAAAGCgacataattaaataatatttcatgttaaGACACAAAACCTTAACGttacaatttctaattttaaaagggggataattttgttaacattcatgtcagagttacttggctttgtacagtgcctaatgaccatgaaggcatgtgtgaagtttcaacccaataaacctagtagtttctgagaaaaagactTTATACGAAGACTTAACgttgaaaattctaagttaaaaagggtgataattttgttaaaatgtatgtcaaagttatgaaacttggcctggtACAGCGCTTAATAACGACAAAggcatgtatgaagtttcaacctaataaacagagtagtttctgagaaaaaaactTGACATATAAACAAAACGTTGACGCCACCGCCGTCGTCATTGTCGTAGCCGCCGGAAAAGCTACGCCTTAGTCCGCCGTCAGTTCCTAAAGTCGCAGGCGGGACAAAAACTGGCCTTCAACACTCTAAATATGTTTTTCGACTGtaacattaaaattgatttaacCAGGAATGTCAGTATTAATGGCAAATTAGTTCTTTTACATGAATCGGCGGCCATCTCGaaaaaagacgccatattggattttgaaaccagtcttttgtgtatcaaaaataggttttgcacTCTTAAGACATCTTAAAAGATATCGTtttctcaaaattgacaaaaaaaaaaaagaactcggtttaggtctgttcaagtcaaaactcaacttcctgtggcggccatccgttttgaattttcaagtggctaacggGCTTTTTGAAAAAATTAGGCTCAGATGGGTatacatgccaaatttcatgcttgcatcaccaaatgcagtatatTCCCGAATAAATGACTTAATCTGCTCagctagttgttttttttttaactcaaaGGGTACTGTTGTACAACTTCGTACACCTCCAGTAAATTTAAGGGAGAAAGTACTGAAAGCTGTTAAAcgaaaatgcaaaacaatacGTTCAAGGACTGGTCTCCGCTGTCTCAAGTTGATCCAAAAATCTAGTACTCCTGTCTTCTCTGGTGCAAATGTTGTCAGTTCCATATATAGGAACCTCATGAGAGATTTTGACTAATGTTTTGGGAGAAACAACTGtttttgtgaaatcattaattctctagactttttttcttgtgtttttttaatgtataCTTAATAATTGTATGTGCATTGTATTTCATATTTagaaaatgtttcctttttaactcacctgagcacgaagtgctcaaggtgagcttttgtgatcgccctatgtccgtcgtcgtccgtccgtcgtcaacagttttactgttaacactccagaggtcacagttttggcccaatcttaatgaaacttggtcagaatgttacccttaataaaatcttggacgagtttgatataaggttatctggggtcaaaaactaggtcaccaggtcaaatcaaatgaaaagcttgttaacacactagaggccacatttatgattctatcttcatgaaacttggtcagaatgttaatcttgatgatctttaaatcATGTTCAAATCTAGTTCAggcgggatcaaaaactaggtcaccaggttaactcaaaggaaaagcttgttaacactctagaggccgcatttatgaccatatctaaatgaaacatggtcagaatgattcTCCTAATGATTTTAGGTAAAGTTTCAACCTgagttaggtggggtcaaaaacaaggtcaccaggtcagatcaaggaaaaagcttgttagcaccctggaggccacatttatgactgtatcttcatgaagcttggtcagaatgttaatcttggtgatctttaggtcaagttcaaatctaggttaagtggaatcagaaactaggtcaccaggccaaatcaaatgtaaagcttgttaacactctaaaggccacatttatgatatatcttaatgaaacttggacaaaatgttaatcctgatgatctttcggtcaagttcaagtctgggtcaggtggatcaaaactaggtcaccaggtcaaatcaaaggaaaagctagttaacactctataagccacatttatgatcttatcttaatcaaacttggtcggaatgttaatcttgatgatctttaggtaaagtttcaatctgggtcatgtggagtcaaaaactaggtcaccaggtcaaatcaaaggaaaagcttgttaacactctaaatgccacatttatgactgtatcttaatgaaacttggtcagaatgttaaccttgatgatctttaggtcaaattttaatctgggtcaggtggggtcaaaaactaggtcactaggttaacactctagagaccaaattttaagtttgaaactcgtggGAAtggatcagaatgtttgtcctgatgacctctaggtcaggttcgaatctgattcatgtggggtccaaaactaggtcaccagctcaaatcaaaggtaaagcttgttaacaatctaaaTGTCAAACCAgacaggtcaggttcgaatctgattcatgtggggtcaaaaactaggtcaccagctcaaatcaaaggtaaagcttgttaacaatctaaatgtcaaacttatgattgtatcttcatgaaacttggtcaggatattaatcttgataatttttaggccaagttggaatctgagtcatgtggggtcataaactaggtcaccaggtaaaatcaaaggaaaagctagtgaacactctagacaccacatttatgatcatatctttatgaaacttggtcagaatgttaatcttaatggcCTTAAGGTTACTTAAGGTttagttccaatctgggtcaggtggggtcaaaaactaggtcaccaagtcaaatcaaaagtaaagcttgttaacaatctagaagccacatttatgactgtatcttcatgaaacttggtcagaatgttaatcttgatgatctttaggtcaagttcgaatctgagttatttggggtcactaggtcaaatcaaagaaaaaactagttaacactctagaggccacatttatgaccatatcttaatgaaacttagtcagaatgttaatcttgatgatctttaggtcaataggtcaggttaacgatacagggccttcgtggccctcttgttttttatttggtgcagatatgttttaataaaattaataaagatttaaaaaaaacttgtgactgTCTCATTTATTCAACAGTTGACAGTGATGATGACTGGCAACGATGGTTCTGGCGCTTTTGTgatgattatttcaaatattacgAATGAAACAGTCTGATAACATGATAATAACGACGATGAAGTAGGAAATGTATTGTTTCCGACGATAGCGATTATGCGTTTATTATAAGTATCAGTCTACCCAAACAGCTAACCCGCCATTTTGATTATTGTCATTCTTTTCGCAAATGATAAACATATTAATAGAAGAATTTTCACTCTGTCCGTTCCATAGTTACAGAAGTAAAATGGCACGCATGCGTACCCTACGTATGGCAAAAACACATATCCACATTGAAGTTATATTACATTTCAATCAGTTTCGTCAAAATGAGtctgtattataataaaatacCAGCGCATGACAAAGAATAATATACGTTATCC carries:
- the LOC123545302 gene encoding monocarboxylate transporter 14-like, with the protein product MNFFFIFSIRGMKCDLSDRRVDGGYGIIIVLSSFCLILITDGIFFSFGNLMVELIEEFNNDRATTALAASILLGISGLIGPFCGGLCDMYGCRVIAVVGSILSCVGILISSFATSIYFLYIFYGCVGGVGLGCIYLTGNIITVQHFSKRRGLACGISLCGSGVGTFAFNQFTRVLIAEYGWRGTILIEAGMCLQCVVFSLFLLPPFQERKCCPNTCFNEETVRTLKLDNFPNTHNCEIISLIPNTGEVKTDKSVNKNNFEMETEPEESAIKRDMGKKEIYKSPDTVLLKQMFQSIFDTSLLTDLRFWIFLLSTVVVHLAFSVVITMTADRAMELGMTKYEASWLASSIGK
- the LOC128547581 gene encoding monocarboxylate transporter 12-B-like, which gives rise to MSRIVMASLLLLLAGVSTALSHLLRTFSTRIVGTSLYGFCIGGYITMCPLVLADMFSPELIAKSLGLYLFALGLSTVASTPIGGFLFDKTGNYDVTFVVAGSELIIGGLLVLVLRFMQRRKRRN